Proteins found in one Venturia canescens isolate UGA chromosome 6, ASM1945775v1, whole genome shotgun sequence genomic segment:
- the LOC122412046 gene encoding NEDD8-conjugating enzyme UBE2F-like isoform X1 yields the protein MKNNLAVKIMITLRGKLKKEGEVSKTKDFNKRASVRDKLLVKEVQEMEQTLPATCQITFEDPHRLHDFNLLIVPEEGFWANGRFYFHIEISEEYNMTPPKVKCLTKLWHPNINEDGDVCLSILRQNSIDGMGWAPTRKLKDVVWGLNSLFTDLLNFDDPLNRDAAELFIKDKESFRSKVQEYLTQYAKR from the exons atgaaaaataatctGGCAGTGAAAATCATGATTACACTgcgaggaaaattgaaaaaggaaggAGAGGTTTCTAAGACGAAAGATTTTAACAAACGAGCATCCGTCAGAGATAAACTCCTCGTCAAAgag GTTCAGGAAATGGAGCAAACTCTTCCTGCCACATGTCAAATAACATTTGAGGATCCTCATCGATTGCACGACTTCAATTTGCTCATTGTTCCTGAAGAAGGTTTTTGGGCTAATGGACGATTTTACTTTCACATAGAAATATCAGAGGAGTACAACATGACG CCCCCAAAGGTTAAATGCCTTACAAAGTTGTGGCATCCGAATATAAACGAAGACGGAGACGTTTGTCTTTCCATATTGAGGCAAAATAGTATCGACGGGATGGGCTGGGCCCCTACCCGTAAGCTGAAGGATGTTGTTTGGGGTCTAAATTCTTTATTCACG gatctcctgaATTTCGACGATCCACTCAATAGAGATGCTGCCGAACTATTTATTAAGGATAAAGAGTCTTTCAGGAGCAAAGTTCAAGAGTATTTGACGCAATATGCAAAGAGATGA
- the LOC122412046 gene encoding NEDD8-conjugating enzyme UBE2F-like isoform X2, translating to MITLRGKLKKEGEVSKTKDFNKRASVRDKLLVKEVQEMEQTLPATCQITFEDPHRLHDFNLLIVPEEGFWANGRFYFHIEISEEYNMTPPKVKCLTKLWHPNINEDGDVCLSILRQNSIDGMGWAPTRKLKDVVWGLNSLFTDLLNFDDPLNRDAAELFIKDKESFRSKVQEYLTQYAKR from the exons ATGATTACACTgcgaggaaaattgaaaaaggaaggAGAGGTTTCTAAGACGAAAGATTTTAACAAACGAGCATCCGTCAGAGATAAACTCCTCGTCAAAgag GTTCAGGAAATGGAGCAAACTCTTCCTGCCACATGTCAAATAACATTTGAGGATCCTCATCGATTGCACGACTTCAATTTGCTCATTGTTCCTGAAGAAGGTTTTTGGGCTAATGGACGATTTTACTTTCACATAGAAATATCAGAGGAGTACAACATGACG CCCCCAAAGGTTAAATGCCTTACAAAGTTGTGGCATCCGAATATAAACGAAGACGGAGACGTTTGTCTTTCCATATTGAGGCAAAATAGTATCGACGGGATGGGCTGGGCCCCTACCCGTAAGCTGAAGGATGTTGTTTGGGGTCTAAATTCTTTATTCACG gatctcctgaATTTCGACGATCCACTCAATAGAGATGCTGCCGAACTATTTATTAAGGATAAAGAGTCTTTCAGGAGCAAAGTTCAAGAGTATTTGACGCAATATGCAAAGAGATGA